Proteins encoded within one genomic window of Cucumis sativus cultivar 9930 chromosome 3, Cucumber_9930_V3, whole genome shotgun sequence:
- the LOC101215636 gene encoding kinesin-like protein KIN-14N isoform X1, translating into MVGTPTNGRSRLSFSMVNGGQELCLTSTPTSIAGSDCGVIEFSKEDVEALLNEKLKRKDRFNLKVSPSFSAVKEKCDNMVEYIKKLKLCIRWFQELEYSYLLEQKKLQDELESSEIKCSEMEMIVKKKEEELNSLIVELRKNNAFLLEKFTKEESDKLAAVESLTKEKEARLIMERSQASISEELARAQRELSSANQKISSLNEMYKRLQDYITSLQEYNGKLHTELSTAEDDLKRVEKEKAAVVEDLSMIKGELALSKASQDEAVKQKDAMVNEVTCLRREIQQVRDDRDRQLSLVQTLSDEVEKCRESAGKYCEELDEMKAKTNELEATCSSQSFELRALQNHLAAAENKLQVSDLTAMETMHEFEDQKRLVLDLQQRLADAENKLMEGEKLRKKLHNTILELKGNIRVFCRVRPLLPDERSSPEGNFITYPSSVESLGRGIDLVQNGQRHSFTYDKVFSPEATQEDVFVEISQLVQSALDGYKVCIFAYGQTGSGKTYTMMGRPGLLEEKGLIPRSLEQIFQTRQSLQPQGWKYEMQVSMLEIYNETIRDLLSTNRSASDVLRAENGSPIKPYSIKHDASGNTLVSDLTVVDVRSAREVSFLLEQASRSRSVGKTQMNEQSSRSHFVFTLKISGINESTDQQVQGILNLIDLAGSERLSKSGSTGDRLKETQAINRSLSSLSDVIFALAKKEEHVPFRNSKLTYLLQPCLGGDSKTLMFVNISPDSSSANESLCSLRFAARVNACEIGTPRRLTNTRP; encoded by the exons ATGGTTGGAACTCCAACTAATGGAAGGTCTCGCTTGTCCTTCTCAATGGTTAATGGTGGACAGGAACTTTGTCTTACAAGTACCCCAACCAGCATTGCGGGCTCCGATTGCGGTGTCATTGAGTTCAGTAAAGAAGATGTTGAGGCTTTGTTGAACGAGAAGCTTAAAAGGAAGGACAGGTTTAATCTTAAGGTCAGTCCCTCCTTTTCAGCAGTTAAG GAAAAATGTGACAACATGGTGGAATACATTAAAAAGCTTAAACTATGCATCAGATGGTTTCAAGAGCTTGAATATAGCTACTTATTAGAGCAGAAGAAGTTACAAGATGAGTTGGAATCTTCTGAGATCAAGTGCAGTGAAATGG AAATGatagtgaagaagaaagaggaagaattGAATTCTCTCATTGTGGAACTTAGAAAGAACAATGCTTTTTTGCTAgagaaatttacaaaagaagaatCAGATAAGTTG GCTGCAGTAGAATCTCTCACCAAGGAGAAAGAGGCTAGGTTGATTATGGAGAGGTCACAGGCTTCAATCTCCGAGGAGCTTGCAAGGGCTCAACGTGAACTCTCAAGTGCAAATCAAAag ATATCGTCTCTTAATGAAATGTACAAGCGGTTACAGGATTATATTACAAGTTTACAGGAATATAATGGCAAACTTCATACAGAGCTTTCAACCGCAGAGGATGACCTTAAGCGtgtagagaaagaaaaagctgCTGTGGTGGAGGACCTCAGCATGATCAAGGGCGAACTTGCTCTTTCTAAA GCATCTCAAGATGAGGCAGTAAAGCAGAAGGATGCGATGGTGAATGAAGTTACATGTTTAAGAAGAGAAATACAACAGGTTAGAGATGATAGAGATCGTCAACTATCTCTGGTTCAGACTTTGTCAGATGAAGTAGAGAAGTGCAGAGAGTCTGCAGGAAAGTACTGTGAGGAGTTGGATGAAATGAAGgcaaaaacaaatgaattagAG GCAACATGTTCTTCTCAAAGTTTTGAGCTAAGGGCATTGCAAAATCATCTAGCTGCTGCAGAGAACAAGCTGCAG GTCTCTGATCTAACTGCAATGGAGACAATGCATGAATTTGAAGATCAAAAGAGACTTGTTCTCGATTTACAACAGCGACTTGcagatgcagaaaataagcTTATGGAAGGAGAGAAGCTTCggaaaaaattgcataataCTATCTTG GAATTAAAAGGGAACATTCGTGTATTTTGTCGAGTGCGGCCTCTGTTACCTGATGAACGCTCTAGTCCTGAAGGAAATTTTATCACCTATCCATCATCAGTGGAATCACTTGGACGAGGAATTGATCTGGTGCAAAATG GGCAAAGACATTCTTTCACATATGACAAGGTTTTCTCACCAGAAGCGACACAGGAAGACGTCTTTGTAGAAATTTCCCAGCTTGTACAAAGCGCCCTTGATGGTTACAAG GTTTGTATATTCGCCTATGGTCAGACTGGTTCGGGAAAAACCTATACGATGATGGGTAGACCAGGGCTCCTAGAGGAGAAGGGACTGATACCTCGATCGTTGgaacaaatatttcaaactagGCAATCTCTTCAACCTCAGGGTTGGAAATATGAAATGCAG GTGTCAATGTTGGAAATATACAATGAAACGATCCGTGATTTACTATCAACAAATCGATCAGCTTCAGATGTGCTACGAGCAGAAAATGGTTCTCCTATAAAACCGTACTCAATCAAACACGATGCAAGTGGAAACACCCTAGTTTCTGATCTTACAGTTGTTGATGTTCGTAGCGCAAGGGAGGTCTCATTTCTATTAGAGCAAGCTTCTCGGAGCAG ATCTGTTGGAAAAACTCAAATGAACGAGCAATCATCAAGAAGTCATTTTGTGTTTACTCTCAAAATATCCGGTATCAATGAG AGTACCGATCAACAAGTACAAgggattttgaatttaatagatCTTGCTGGAAGCGAACGTCTTTCCAAGAGTGGGTCGACTGGAGATCGACTGAAAGAAACCCAA GCCAtaaatagaagtttatcatcTCTAAGTGATGTTATATTTGCTTTGGCAAAGAAGGAAGAGCATGTTCCATTTAGAAACTCAAAGCTTACCTATCTTCTTCAG CCATGTCTCGGTGGGGATTCAAAGACGTTGATGTTTGTAAATATCTCTCCTGATTCCTCCTCGGCCAATGAATCACTCTGCTCGCTTCGCTTTGCTGCCCGGGTCAATGCTTGCGAGATCGGTACTCCTCGGCGTTTAACCAATACACGACCTTAA
- the LOC101215878 gene encoding photosynthetic NDH subunit of lumenal location 3, chloroplastic: MARLANLNGKFSAIPNLPKLQNIHKRLKITGFLKKQTDVSSHQISLTRRLALTSLVSVALFGNASPEIASANEYWLDGPLPVPSVDNNIVNEQTGTRSFLKTGIYIANIGTKGRKYRLKKYAFDLLAMADLIGKDTLNYVRKYLRLKSTFMYYDFDKVISAAADDEKQPLVDLANRLFDNFEKLEDAAKQKNLSETESYYQQTTPILQEVMDRMA; the protein is encoded by the exons ATGGCTCGTCTTGCAAATTTAAACGGGAAATTCTCCGCCATTCCCAATCTCCCAAAGCTTCAAAACATTCATAAGAGACTTAAAATTACTGGGTTCCTCAAGAAACAAACAGATGTTTCTTCTCATCAAATCTCATTGACAAGAAGATTGGCTTTAACCAGCCTTGTCTCTGTTGCTCTCTTTGGCAATGCATCCCCCGAGATTGCTTCTGCTAACGAGTATTGGCTCGACGGCCCTTTGCCTGTCCCTTCTGTTGACAACA ACATTGTGAATGAGCAAACGGGGACGCGATCGTTTCTGAAGACAGGGATATACATAGCTAACATAGgaacaaaaggaagaaaatacagattgaaaaaatatgCATTTGATCTTCTGGCTATGGCAGATTTGATTGGGAAAGATACTTTGAATTATGTCAGAAAGTATCTTCGACTCAAATCAACCTTCATGTACTATGATTTTGACAAAGTTATCTCAGCAGCAGCAGACGATGAGAAGCAGCCTCTTGTTGATTTAGCAAACAGATTATTCGACAATTTCGAAAAG CTTGAAGATGCAGCAAAGCAAAAGAATCTGAGTGAAACTGAATCCTACTATCAACAAACAACACCCATACTTCAAGAAGTCATGGATAGAATGGCataa
- the LOC101215636 gene encoding kinesin-like protein KIN-14N isoform X2, with protein sequence MVGTPTNGRSRLSFSMVNGGQELCLTSTPTSIAGSDCGVIEFSKEDVEALLNEKLKRKDRFNLKEKCDNMVEYIKKLKLCIRWFQELEYSYLLEQKKLQDELESSEIKCSEMEMIVKKKEEELNSLIVELRKNNAFLLEKFTKEESDKLAAVESLTKEKEARLIMERSQASISEELARAQRELSSANQKISSLNEMYKRLQDYITSLQEYNGKLHTELSTAEDDLKRVEKEKAAVVEDLSMIKGELALSKASQDEAVKQKDAMVNEVTCLRREIQQVRDDRDRQLSLVQTLSDEVEKCRESAGKYCEELDEMKAKTNELEATCSSQSFELRALQNHLAAAENKLQVSDLTAMETMHEFEDQKRLVLDLQQRLADAENKLMEGEKLRKKLHNTILELKGNIRVFCRVRPLLPDERSSPEGNFITYPSSVESLGRGIDLVQNGQRHSFTYDKVFSPEATQEDVFVEISQLVQSALDGYKVCIFAYGQTGSGKTYTMMGRPGLLEEKGLIPRSLEQIFQTRQSLQPQGWKYEMQVSMLEIYNETIRDLLSTNRSASDVLRAENGSPIKPYSIKHDASGNTLVSDLTVVDVRSAREVSFLLEQASRSRSVGKTQMNEQSSRSHFVFTLKISGINESTDQQVQGILNLIDLAGSERLSKSGSTGDRLKETQAINRSLSSLSDVIFALAKKEEHVPFRNSKLTYLLQPCLGGDSKTLMFVNISPDSSSANESLCSLRFAARVNACEIGTPRRLTNTRP encoded by the exons ATGGTTGGAACTCCAACTAATGGAAGGTCTCGCTTGTCCTTCTCAATGGTTAATGGTGGACAGGAACTTTGTCTTACAAGTACCCCAACCAGCATTGCGGGCTCCGATTGCGGTGTCATTGAGTTCAGTAAAGAAGATGTTGAGGCTTTGTTGAACGAGAAGCTTAAAAGGAAGGACAGGTTTAATCTTAAG GAAAAATGTGACAACATGGTGGAATACATTAAAAAGCTTAAACTATGCATCAGATGGTTTCAAGAGCTTGAATATAGCTACTTATTAGAGCAGAAGAAGTTACAAGATGAGTTGGAATCTTCTGAGATCAAGTGCAGTGAAATGG AAATGatagtgaagaagaaagaggaagaattGAATTCTCTCATTGTGGAACTTAGAAAGAACAATGCTTTTTTGCTAgagaaatttacaaaagaagaatCAGATAAGTTG GCTGCAGTAGAATCTCTCACCAAGGAGAAAGAGGCTAGGTTGATTATGGAGAGGTCACAGGCTTCAATCTCCGAGGAGCTTGCAAGGGCTCAACGTGAACTCTCAAGTGCAAATCAAAag ATATCGTCTCTTAATGAAATGTACAAGCGGTTACAGGATTATATTACAAGTTTACAGGAATATAATGGCAAACTTCATACAGAGCTTTCAACCGCAGAGGATGACCTTAAGCGtgtagagaaagaaaaagctgCTGTGGTGGAGGACCTCAGCATGATCAAGGGCGAACTTGCTCTTTCTAAA GCATCTCAAGATGAGGCAGTAAAGCAGAAGGATGCGATGGTGAATGAAGTTACATGTTTAAGAAGAGAAATACAACAGGTTAGAGATGATAGAGATCGTCAACTATCTCTGGTTCAGACTTTGTCAGATGAAGTAGAGAAGTGCAGAGAGTCTGCAGGAAAGTACTGTGAGGAGTTGGATGAAATGAAGgcaaaaacaaatgaattagAG GCAACATGTTCTTCTCAAAGTTTTGAGCTAAGGGCATTGCAAAATCATCTAGCTGCTGCAGAGAACAAGCTGCAG GTCTCTGATCTAACTGCAATGGAGACAATGCATGAATTTGAAGATCAAAAGAGACTTGTTCTCGATTTACAACAGCGACTTGcagatgcagaaaataagcTTATGGAAGGAGAGAAGCTTCggaaaaaattgcataataCTATCTTG GAATTAAAAGGGAACATTCGTGTATTTTGTCGAGTGCGGCCTCTGTTACCTGATGAACGCTCTAGTCCTGAAGGAAATTTTATCACCTATCCATCATCAGTGGAATCACTTGGACGAGGAATTGATCTGGTGCAAAATG GGCAAAGACATTCTTTCACATATGACAAGGTTTTCTCACCAGAAGCGACACAGGAAGACGTCTTTGTAGAAATTTCCCAGCTTGTACAAAGCGCCCTTGATGGTTACAAG GTTTGTATATTCGCCTATGGTCAGACTGGTTCGGGAAAAACCTATACGATGATGGGTAGACCAGGGCTCCTAGAGGAGAAGGGACTGATACCTCGATCGTTGgaacaaatatttcaaactagGCAATCTCTTCAACCTCAGGGTTGGAAATATGAAATGCAG GTGTCAATGTTGGAAATATACAATGAAACGATCCGTGATTTACTATCAACAAATCGATCAGCTTCAGATGTGCTACGAGCAGAAAATGGTTCTCCTATAAAACCGTACTCAATCAAACACGATGCAAGTGGAAACACCCTAGTTTCTGATCTTACAGTTGTTGATGTTCGTAGCGCAAGGGAGGTCTCATTTCTATTAGAGCAAGCTTCTCGGAGCAG ATCTGTTGGAAAAACTCAAATGAACGAGCAATCATCAAGAAGTCATTTTGTGTTTACTCTCAAAATATCCGGTATCAATGAG AGTACCGATCAACAAGTACAAgggattttgaatttaatagatCTTGCTGGAAGCGAACGTCTTTCCAAGAGTGGGTCGACTGGAGATCGACTGAAAGAAACCCAA GCCAtaaatagaagtttatcatcTCTAAGTGATGTTATATTTGCTTTGGCAAAGAAGGAAGAGCATGTTCCATTTAGAAACTCAAAGCTTACCTATCTTCTTCAG CCATGTCTCGGTGGGGATTCAAAGACGTTGATGTTTGTAAATATCTCTCCTGATTCCTCCTCGGCCAATGAATCACTCTGCTCGCTTCGCTTTGCTGCCCGGGTCAATGCTTGCGAGATCGGTACTCCTCGGCGTTTAACCAATACACGACCTTAA